A part of Arachis hypogaea cultivar Tifrunner chromosome 12, arahy.Tifrunner.gnm2.J5K5, whole genome shotgun sequence genomic DNA contains:
- the LOC112726537 gene encoding probable serine/threonine-protein kinase WNK6, whose protein sequence is MNSSGGVLALSPANNVFNTRVPHDFEEDFTEKDPTGRYLRYNEILGKGAFKTVYRAFDEVEGIEVAWNQVRIDGLLHTVDDLAKLYSEVNILKSLNHENIITFYDSWVDDKQHTVNMITELFSSGNLRQYRQKHKYVEVKAIKGWARQILQGLAYLHSHKPPIIHRDLKCDNIFVNGNHGEVKIGDLGLAIVMQQPTAQSVIGTPEFMAPELYEEEYNELVDIYSFGMCLLEMVTLEYPYVECKNPAQIFKKVTSGIKPASLNKVSDHEIRQFIEKCLVPASERLSAEELLKDPFLQVENGPRLGRSRSRLSMDIDNEGRQNYASSDAGSNKGGVHSPVFEVKRTNKNNEFRLTGAKNDDNSISLTLRIADTNGGVRNIHFLFYLDTDTALAVASEMVEHLELADHDVAFIADLIDYLVFKLLPWWKPSSARCSPGESIQYSGSTNVDGQTMAGPWSSVPNDVPSEPVAGRDNFSEHNTSREGSVSNEKDNFSGEADDPYYEDNRSSSASLCDSEYQHSQGSLTSLFVVDDTPMKSDNVLCSNAEENFKFRSTSPSVSEFHDTDFEDCKLHAGDCGCGDGEVINEFSSKENLGPILERSNLLSLPCSFSSVSSTNDMDFELKFELQEIEALYQSWIDELCRMKLEALEAARQRWMEKKNVSAH, encoded by the exons ATGAATAGTTCTGGGGGTGTATTGGCCTTGTCTCCTGCGAATAATGTTTTCAACACAAGGGTGCCTCATGATTTTGAGGAGGATTTTACAGAGAAAGATCCTACCGGACGGTACCTTAGG TACAATGAAATCTTGGGGAAGGGTGCCTTCAAGACTGT TTATAGGGCCTTCGATGAAGTCGAAGGAATAGAAGTCGCTTGGAACCAAGTTAGGATTGATGGCCTCTTGCACACAGTAGATGATCTTGCAAAATTGTATTCTGAAGTCAATATACTGAAGTCTTTGAACCATGAGAATATCATTACGTTCTATGATTCTTGGGTTGATGATAAGCAGCATACCGTTAACATGATCACCGAACTTTTTTCATCTGGAAATTTAAGGCA GTACCGTCAAAAGCATAAATATGTTGAAGTGAAAGCCATAAAAGGCTGGGCGAGGCAGATTCTTCAAGGGTTAGCGTATCTTCACAGTCACAAACCACCTATAATTCACAGAGACTTGAAATGTGACAACATCTTTGTTAATGGAAACCATGGAGAAGTCAAGATAGGGGACCTAGGTTTGGCAATTGTCATGCAGCAACCAACTGCTCAAAGTGTTATTG GGACTCCTGAGTTTATGGCTCCAGAACTATATGAAGAGGAATACAATGAACTTGTTGACATATATTCTTTTGGAATGTGCTTACTAGAGATGGTTACTCTTGAGTATCCATACGTTGAATGTAAAAACCCGGCTCAAATCTTTAAGAAAGTTACCTCG GGCATCAAACCTGCTTCGCTTAATAAGGTGAGCGACCACGAAATTAGGCAATTTATTGAGAAATGTCTTGTTCCGGCATCTGAGAGATTGTCAGCAGAGGAGCTTCTTAAAGATCCGTTCCTGCAAGTTGAGAATGGTCCTAGGCTAGGTCGTAGCAGGTCTCGCCTATCCATGGACATAGATAATGAGGGCAGGCAGAATTATGCAAGCAGTGATGCCGGAAGCAACAAAGGCGGTGTGCATAGTCCTGTTTTCGAAGTTAAGAGGACAAATAAGAACAACGAGTTTAGGTTGACAGGAGCCAAAAATGATGATAACTCGATATCATTGACCTTGCGAATTGCTGATACTAATG GTGGAGTAAGGAATATACATTTTCTCTTCTACCTTGATACAGATACTGCTCTCGCGGTGGCATCAGAGATGGTCGAACATTTGGAGCTTGCAGATCATGATGTAGCCTTCATAGCTGACCTTATCGATTACTTGGTATTTAAGCTTCTACCTTGGTGGAAGCCTTCATCTGCTCGTTGCTCACCTGGCGAATCAATTCAATACAGTGGGTCAACAAATGTAGATGGCCAAACAATGGCAGGTCCATGGAGTTCTGTCCCAAACGATGTTCCCTCCGAGCCGGTTGCTGGTCGAGATAACTTCTCCGAACACAATACATCGAGAGAAGGTTCTGTCTCAAATGAGAAGGACAACTTTTCAGGGGAAGCCGATGATCCTTATTACGAGGACAATCGTAGTTCTTCTGCAAGTCTATGCGACTCAGAATATCAACATTCTCAAGGATCCTTAACTTCATTGTTTGTTGTAGATGATACTCCTATGAAAAGTGACAATGTTCTTTGTTCCAATGCCGAAGAAAACTTTAAATTCCGAAGCACGAGTCCCTCCGTAAGCGAGTTTCATGATACGGATTTCGAGGATTGCAAATTGCACGCGGGGGATTGTGGTTGTGGAGATGGCGAGGTGATAAATGAATTCTCATCAAAGGAGAACTTAGGGCCAATTTTGGAAAGGTCTAATCTTTTGAGTTTGCCATGTAGCTTTTCTTCTGTTTCTTCAACTAATGACATGGATTTTGAACTGAAGTTTGAGCTTCAAGAAATTGAGGCACTGTATCAATCTTGGATTGATGAACTCTGTAGAATGAAGTTAGAGGCATTGGAAGCAGCCAGACAGAGATGGATGGAAAAAAAGAATGTTTCTGCTCATTGA